One part of the Rutidosis leptorrhynchoides isolate AG116_Rl617_1_P2 chromosome 1, CSIRO_AGI_Rlap_v1, whole genome shotgun sequence genome encodes these proteins:
- the LOC139861904 gene encoding protein HAIKU1-like, with protein MNNHDYFGNRHDDRLGVNKLGKSIRKSPPHQPNFANQTRQPTQPPHPPPQPQVYNINKHDFRNIVQQLTGSPLHHSQQPLPRPPVNPSNNNPNNRLQKIRPPSLTPINITRPQLPPVQPGQYSQPPRPGVPFNTTHGARPTHQGQPRAPQVDSPISAYMHYLVDPTQNHPQAHPSFPSPRITGPPTTRPFIPQSPTSQFVFPSPSSYMNLLSPLSQNPLLSPGYQQFPPLTLNFSFSPMGQPGLWGPGPQFPPSPGMGFPSPGFFNFSSPRWRN; from the coding sequence ATGAACAACCATGATTATTTTGGTAATAGACATGATGATCGTTTAGGCGTAAACAAACTCGGCAAAAGTATCCGAAAAAGCCCACCACACCAGCCGAATTTCGCTAATCAAACTAGACAACCAACACAACCACCACATCCACCACCACAACCTCAAGTCTACAACATCAACAAGCACGATTTCAGAAACATCGTTCAACAGTTAACCGGTTCACCTTTACACCATTCTCAACAACCACTTCCTAGACCACCAGTGAACCCGTCTAACAATAACCCGAACAACCGATTACAAAAGATCCGCCCACCAAGTTTAACACCTATAAATATCACCAGACCCCAATTACCGCCCGTACAACCCGGTCAATATAGTCAACCACCTAGGCCTGGTGTTCCTTTTAACACTACTCATGGTGCAAGACCAACCCATCAAGGTCAACCACGCGCGCCACAAGTTGACTCACCAATTTCAGCTTACATGCACTACCTAGTTGACCCAACCCAAAATCACCCACAAGCCCATCCTTCTTTTCCATCACCAAGAATAACCGGGCCACCCACAACCCGCCCGTTTATTCCACAATCACCTACTTCTCAATTTGTTTTTCCTTCGCCCTCGAGCTACATGAACTTGTTATCACCTCTATCTCAAAACCCGTTACTTTCACCCGGGTATCAGCAGTTTCCACCACTGACACTGAACTTTTCGTTCTCGCCCATGGGTCAACCGGGCCTTTGGGGTCCTGGGCCTCAATTTCCACCTTCTCCTGGAATGGGCTTTCCGTCTCCGGGATTTTTCAATTTTTCAAGTCCAAGATGGAGGAATTAG